One segment of Aquimarina sp. BL5 DNA contains the following:
- a CDS encoding DUF937 domain-containing protein: MSGILDLLNSPVGQQIISGVSSQTGQSTDKTGSLLSMAMPVLMGAMQKNASTPEGASGLLSAISGKHAGGGILDNLGGLFEGGVEDNVTNDGAGILGHILGGKQPAVENALSQKSGMDAGSVAQILKVAAPILMGVLGKQASQNNVSDANGLTNMLGGMLGGGQGSKQQSLIESFLDADGDGSILDDVAGMVLGGGNSQKKGGLGGLLGGLFGK, from the coding sequence ATGTCTGGAATTTTAGATCTTTTAAATAGCCCAGTGGGCCAACAAATTATAAGCGGAGTGAGTAGTCAAACAGGACAATCTACCGATAAAACAGGAAGTTTATTAAGCATGGCTATGCCTGTATTAATGGGAGCTATGCAAAAAAACGCTTCAACTCCTGAAGGAGCATCAGGATTATTAAGTGCAATTTCTGGTAAACATGCTGGCGGTGGTATTTTAGATAACTTAGGAGGATTGTTTGAAGGTGGTGTTGAAGATAATGTAACTAATGATGGCGCGGGAATTCTTGGGCATATTTTAGGAGGAAAACAACCAGCTGTAGAAAATGCATTAAGTCAAAAATCAGGAATGGATGCTGGTTCTGTAGCTCAGATTCTTAAAGTTGCTGCGCCAATCCTTATGGGTGTTTTAGGTAAACAAGCTTCGCAAAACAATGTATCTGATGCTAATGGATTAACTAATATGCTTGGAGGAATGCTAGGAGGAGGACAAGGGTCTAAACAACAATCACTAATAGAATCTTTTCTAGACGCAGATGGTGACGGTAGTATCCTTGATGATGTAGCTGGTATGGTACTTGGCGGCGGTAATAGTCAGAAAAAAGGCGGTCTTGGAGGATTATTAGGCGGTCTTTTTGGAAAATAG
- a CDS encoding DUF6146 family protein: MKNSIYTFILVLCIYSCGTTKDRKLDVTSANEISDTVRIANDSLEYEIIIIEPGFNGWLVTQRPRGYYSQQFLESRNRLYVTEYNQRVMQPQLFDPNLYILQINYEQQTDYGYEVNYLLYNYFLFFEKQYRQRFMVSRG; the protein is encoded by the coding sequence ATGAAAAATAGTATTTACACATTTATCCTAGTGTTATGTATCTATAGTTGTGGAACAACTAAAGATAGAAAACTTGATGTTACATCTGCAAATGAAATTTCTGATACCGTAAGGATTGCAAATGACAGTCTAGAGTATGAAATTATTATAATAGAACCAGGTTTTAATGGTTGGCTTGTTACCCAAAGACCGAGAGGATATTATTCCCAACAATTTTTGGAATCGAGAAACAGACTGTATGTTACAGAATATAATCAAAGAGTTATGCAACCCCAACTATTTGATCCTAATTTATATATTCTACAAATAAACTACGAACAACAAACTGATTATGGATACGAAGTAAATTATCTTCTATATAATTATTTTCTGTTTTTTGAAAAGCAATATCGACAACGATTTATGGTAAGTAGAGGTTAA
- a CDS encoding DUF6787 family protein: protein MQKFKDRWEIQANWQLLFPILGLIGLLFSSFLLGKRLILGILKFTETHNFYFPLLSIITVLIFTALLFFTLKIFIPLEKKWNVTYRWELIAIFIAFAVTGSTAARISDPIIQLIGFDRESTSGWIYWPLRIFLIFPVYQIILLIVGWLFGQFKFFWWFEKKMLRRMGFTRFLKD from the coding sequence ATGCAAAAATTTAAAGATCGCTGGGAAATTCAGGCTAATTGGCAACTACTTTTTCCCATCCTAGGATTAATAGGATTATTATTTTCATCATTTTTACTAGGTAAGAGATTAATACTTGGGATTTTAAAATTTACAGAAACCCACAATTTTTATTTTCCTTTGTTGTCAATAATCACAGTACTTATTTTTACTGCATTATTATTCTTTACACTAAAGATCTTTATTCCCTTAGAAAAAAAATGGAATGTTACCTATCGATGGGAGCTAATTGCTATTTTTATTGCTTTTGCCGTTACAGGTTCTACAGCAGCAAGAATTTCTGATCCGATCATACAATTGATAGGTTTTGATAGAGAATCTACAAGTGGATGGATATATTGGCCTTTAAGAATATTTCTGATATTCCCTGTATATCAGATAATATTATTGATCGTAGGATGGCTATTCGGACAATTTAAATTCTTCTGGTGGTTTGAGAAAAAAATGCTTCGCAGAATGGGTTTTACACGATTTTTAAAAGATTGA
- the folE gene encoding GTP cyclohydrolase I FolE yields the protein MPYNNFEEYNIKVTDDVKDKFKSIITDLGEDVSREGIVKTPERAAKAMQFLTQGYHQDPEEILKSAMFKEDYDDMVIVKDIELYSLCEHHMLPFFGKAHIAYIPNGQIVGLSKLPRIVDVFARRLQVQERLTHDILECINNTLKPKGVAVVIEASHMCMMMRGVQKQNSVTTTSGFRGQFEKIETRTEFLRLITADLS from the coding sequence ATGCCATATAATAATTTCGAAGAGTACAACATAAAAGTTACTGATGATGTAAAGGATAAATTTAAATCTATAATTACGGATCTGGGAGAGGATGTAAGTAGGGAGGGAATAGTAAAGACTCCTGAACGAGCTGCAAAAGCGATGCAATTTTTGACTCAAGGATATCATCAGGATCCTGAAGAAATTCTGAAAAGTGCCATGTTTAAGGAAGACTATGACGATATGGTCATTGTTAAAGATATAGAATTGTATTCTTTGTGCGAGCATCATATGTTACCGTTTTTTGGGAAGGCGCATATTGCATATATTCCTAATGGTCAGATTGTTGGTTTAAGTAAATTGCCAAGGATAGTAGATGTTTTTGCAAGACGTCTTCAGGTGCAAGAACGTTTAACTCATGATATTTTAGAGTGCATTAATAATACGTTAAAACCCAAAGGTGTAGCCGTGGTAATTGAAGCCTCCCATATGTGTATGATGATGCGTGGTGTTCAAAAACAAAATTCAGTAACTACAACTTCTGGATTTAGAGGACAGTTCGAAAAAATTGAGACTCGTACCGAGTTTTTAAGGTTAATTACTGCAGACTTGTCATAA
- the msrA gene encoding peptide-methionine (S)-S-oxide reductase MsrA — MGKNNLKTAVFAGGCFWCTEAVFQRLEGVHQVVSGYTGGTIKNPAYREITSGRTGHAEAIKIEYDTDIISYNELLEIFFATHDPTTLNRQGADRGTQYRSAIFYIDDDQKERSQIMITNLNTEGVFNDPIVTEVAALGAFYNAEDYHQNYYNQNSNQGYCQFVINPKLSKLQATYKSKLKKEIQN, encoded by the coding sequence ATGGGAAAAAATAACCTAAAGACTGCTGTTTTTGCTGGAGGATGTTTTTGGTGTACAGAAGCCGTATTTCAACGATTAGAAGGTGTGCATCAAGTAGTTTCTGGATATACTGGAGGAACCATTAAGAATCCGGCATATCGTGAAATTACTTCAGGAAGAACTGGGCATGCCGAAGCAATAAAAATTGAATATGATACTGATATCATTAGCTATAATGAATTATTAGAAATCTTTTTTGCTACTCATGATCCTACTACTTTGAATAGGCAAGGAGCGGATCGTGGAACCCAATACAGGAGTGCCATATTTTATATAGATGATGATCAAAAAGAAAGATCGCAAATAATGATCACTAATCTTAATACTGAAGGTGTTTTTAATGATCCTATTGTCACGGAAGTAGCAGCTTTAGGTGCGTTTTATAATGCTGAAGATTACCACCAGAATTATTATAATCAAAACAGTAATCAAGGATATTGTCAGTTTGTGATTAATCCAAAACTAAGTAAATTGCAGGCTACTTATAAAAGTAAATTAAAAAAAGAAATACAGAACTAA
- a CDS encoding DUF5916 domain-containing protein, which translates to MNRKLRPILSVLLVLHATLLFSQKKKQITAHRITTAPKIDGILDDLIWKNIPASGDFRMWQPGNEGIIPENLRTEVKMAYDNKAVYFAAYLYDNEPNKILKQFSQRDDVFAQADFFNISINTYNDGINETRFFITSAGTIGDARADQFNEDFSYNVVFNAKISYDEKGWYAEFKIPYNALRFPEVAVQHWSINFYRRLQHRNETHSWNFIDNKIGQRTQYNGLVKGIENINPPVRLTFFPFVQGLGATFDGKTETDFSAGLDVKYGLSDSFTLDATLIPDFGQAAFDEVRLNLGPFEQTFGENRQFFTEGTELFNKGRIFFSRRVGNGPSGFVSEDELMENEVAEDNPSKVNLLNALKISGRTKGNLGIGFFNAITEKTEVRITDTITGEQRSKVVEPLANYNIFVLDQQFNNNSSISLINTNVTRNGSDFRDANVTGLAWNLANKANSYRLTGRSIVSQVNLPGDNIAGFRSELDFDRIKGKWRYGFGHDLANTTFDINDLGVNFRNNFNSFRVSTSYQIFEPTKLFNNYRINLFARHRRLYDPSVQTSNSVGVDWFFVTRERFGFGGFTIYDSDTDDYFEPRVDGRFVTYSENLGVNLWVSSDYRKKFAYDVRVFHRNWFEDDQQTYSMNLSPRYRFSDKFLVIWATDYSIRKRNFGYIDNDDTDVFLGQRDITTIENSLSASYNFDPYKAINLRFRNFWSTADYSENIFYTLNNDGTRTQTDYDVSENDPNTNFNIWNLDLSFSWRFAPGSEATLLYRNQIFNQDELSTINYSDSLDNLFGQPIQHTLSLRVVYFLDINNLKGSFKG; encoded by the coding sequence ATGAATAGAAAATTACGCCCTATCTTAAGTGTGCTACTCGTTCTGCACGCTACTCTTTTATTTAGTCAGAAAAAAAAACAAATTACGGCGCACAGAATAACAACAGCTCCAAAAATAGATGGTATTCTGGATGATCTGATTTGGAAAAACATCCCTGCTTCTGGTGATTTTAGGATGTGGCAACCTGGAAATGAAGGAATAATACCAGAAAATCTTCGTACCGAAGTCAAAATGGCCTACGATAACAAAGCTGTATATTTTGCCGCGTATTTATATGATAATGAACCTAATAAAATATTAAAACAATTTAGCCAACGAGATGATGTCTTTGCACAAGCTGACTTTTTTAATATCTCTATAAATACTTATAATGATGGGATTAATGAAACTCGATTTTTTATTACAAGTGCAGGAACAATTGGGGATGCTAGAGCGGATCAGTTTAATGAAGATTTTAGTTACAATGTAGTTTTTAATGCTAAAATTTCCTACGATGAAAAAGGTTGGTATGCAGAATTCAAAATCCCTTACAACGCCTTACGTTTTCCTGAAGTAGCTGTACAGCATTGGAGTATTAACTTCTATCGACGATTACAGCATAGGAATGAAACACATTCTTGGAATTTTATAGATAATAAAATTGGGCAACGAACACAATATAATGGATTAGTAAAAGGTATAGAAAACATAAACCCTCCTGTGAGACTTACCTTTTTCCCTTTTGTACAAGGATTAGGTGCTACTTTCGATGGAAAAACTGAAACTGATTTTAGTGCCGGATTAGATGTTAAATATGGATTAAGTGATAGTTTCACATTAGATGCAACGCTAATACCTGATTTTGGACAAGCAGCTTTTGATGAAGTACGACTTAATCTAGGACCTTTCGAACAAACTTTCGGAGAGAACAGACAGTTCTTTACAGAAGGAACAGAGCTATTTAATAAAGGTCGAATCTTCTTTTCCCGACGTGTAGGTAATGGACCTTCTGGTTTTGTTTCTGAAGATGAACTTATGGAAAATGAAGTAGCTGAAGACAATCCTTCTAAGGTAAACTTACTGAACGCGCTTAAAATTTCGGGAAGAACTAAAGGAAATCTTGGTATTGGTTTTTTTAATGCTATTACAGAAAAAACAGAGGTCCGTATAACGGATACTATTACCGGAGAACAAAGAAGTAAAGTAGTAGAACCTCTAGCTAACTACAATATATTTGTTCTGGACCAACAGTTTAATAACAACTCATCTATTTCATTAATAAACACTAACGTAACCCGTAATGGCAGTGATTTTAGAGATGCCAATGTGACTGGTTTGGCATGGAATCTAGCCAACAAAGCAAATTCATATAGATTAACTGGTCGGTCAATAGTAAGTCAAGTAAATCTACCAGGAGATAATATTGCAGGTTTTAGATCAGAGTTGGATTTTGATCGTATCAAAGGTAAATGGAGATATGGATTTGGACATGATCTGGCCAATACTACTTTTGACATTAATGATTTAGGAGTGAATTTTAGAAATAACTTCAATAGTTTTAGAGTTAGTACATCCTATCAGATTTTTGAACCTACTAAATTGTTTAATAATTATAGAATCAATCTATTCGCTAGACATCGAAGATTATACGATCCTAGTGTACAAACTTCTAATTCTGTTGGGGTGGATTGGTTTTTCGTAACCAGAGAACGCTTTGGTTTCGGAGGGTTTACAATTTATGATTCTGATACAGACGATTATTTTGAACCTAGAGTAGATGGCAGATTTGTAACATACAGTGAGAATCTGGGTGTTAACTTATGGGTATCTTCAGATTATCGCAAAAAGTTTGCTTACGATGTGCGTGTATTTCATCGTAATTGGTTTGAAGATGATCAGCAAACCTATAGTATGAACCTTTCCCCTAGATATAGATTTTCTGATAAATTCTTAGTTATTTGGGCAACCGATTACTCTATAAGAAAACGCAATTTCGGATATATTGACAATGACGATACTGATGTATTCTTGGGTCAACGAGATATTACTACCATAGAAAACTCATTAAGTGCTAGTTACAATTTTGATCCTTATAAGGCGATTAATCTACGTTTTAGAAATTTCTGGAGTACTGCGGATTACTCCGAAAATATATTTTATACGTTAAACAATGATGGAACCCGTACTCAGACCGATTATGATGTTTCTGAAAATGATCCGAATACCAATTTTAATATATGGAATCTTGATCTAAGTTTTAGCTGGAGATTTGCTCCTGGAAGTGAAGCCACCCTACTTTATAGAAATCAAATTTTTAACCAAGATGAACTTTCTACAATTAATTACTCTGACAGTTTGGATAATCTTTTTGGTCAACCTATCCAACATACTTTATCATTAAGAGTGGTTTATTTTCTAGACATAAATAATTTAAAAGGTTCTTTTAAGGGATAA
- a CDS encoding ABC transporter ATP-binding protein: MIKAKNIHKNYGDLHVLKGVDLHIKEGEIVSIVGASGAGKTTLLQILGTLDRASELKGSDLSINNNIINFLSEKQLSKFRNEQLGFIFQFHQLLPEFTALENVCIPAFIKKVPKAEAEKRAKELLDFLGLGHRYDHKPAELSGGEQQRVAVARSLINNPKVIFADEPSGNLDSESAENLHKLFFKLRDEYGQTFVIVTHNEELADMADRKLVMVDGKIVDKT; this comes from the coding sequence ATGATAAAAGCTAAAAATATTCACAAAAATTATGGAGACCTGCACGTATTAAAAGGTGTTGATCTACATATTAAAGAAGGTGAAATTGTTTCTATAGTGGGAGCTTCTGGAGCAGGAAAAACTACTTTGTTACAGATTTTAGGAACATTAGATAGAGCATCAGAGCTAAAAGGGAGTGATTTGTCGATCAATAATAACATTATCAATTTCTTATCTGAAAAACAATTATCTAAATTCCGAAATGAGCAATTAGGGTTTATTTTTCAATTCCACCAGTTACTACCAGAATTTACAGCCTTAGAAAATGTATGTATTCCGGCATTTATCAAAAAAGTTCCAAAAGCTGAAGCAGAAAAAAGAGCAAAGGAACTACTGGATTTTTTAGGTTTGGGACATCGATATGATCATAAACCTGCAGAACTTTCTGGTGGTGAACAACAAAGGGTTGCAGTAGCACGCTCATTAATTAATAATCCGAAGGTGATTTTTGCAGATGAACCCTCTGGTAATCTAGACAGTGAGTCTGCAGAGAATTTACATAAACTATTCTTTAAGCTTAGGGATGAATATGGTCAAACCTTTGTTATTGTTACCCATAATGAAGAGTTAGCGGATATGGCAGACAGAAAACTAGTGATGGTTGATGGTAAAATTGTAGATAAAACATAA
- a CDS encoding TIGR02757 family protein gives MKKLNKSELKEFLDEKAAFYEQPKFIETDPVQIPHLFTQKEDKEIAGFLTATISWGNRKSILTNAHKLMLLMRNSPYDFVMNHTDTDLDDLEGFVHRTFNHIDLTYFIKALRNLYIKFEDMEGFFNQYANDEYLQTAIHHFKKEFFSLPHETRTEKHVSDPHKNSAAKRINMFFRWMIRDSNAGVDLGIWNSLSPSQLSCPLDVHSGNVARKLNLLSRKQNDAKALHQLDVNLRLLDPLDPVKYDYALFGLGVFEKF, from the coding sequence GTGAAGAAACTAAACAAATCCGAACTCAAAGAATTTCTTGACGAAAAAGCTGCTTTTTATGAACAACCAAAATTCATAGAAACAGATCCAGTTCAAATTCCACATCTTTTTACACAAAAAGAAGATAAAGAAATAGCAGGTTTCCTGACGGCAACAATTTCCTGGGGTAATCGTAAAAGTATTCTTACCAATGCTCATAAGCTAATGCTCTTGATGAGAAATTCTCCTTATGATTTTGTAATGAATCATACAGATACTGATCTAGATGATTTAGAAGGTTTCGTCCATAGAACTTTTAATCATATTGATCTAACATACTTTATCAAAGCATTGCGGAATCTCTATATTAAATTCGAAGATATGGAAGGTTTTTTTAACCAATATGCAAACGATGAATATCTACAAACTGCAATTCATCATTTTAAAAAAGAATTTTTCAGCTTACCGCACGAAACGAGAACCGAAAAACACGTAAGCGATCCGCACAAAAACTCTGCTGCTAAACGAATAAATATGTTTTTTAGATGGATGATACGGGATTCCAACGCCGGTGTGGACTTAGGAATCTGGAATAGCCTATCCCCTTCCCAATTATCTTGTCCTTTAGATGTACATTCTGGTAATGTTGCTAGAAAACTAAATCTGCTAAGTAGAAAACAAAACGATGCCAAAGCATTACATCAGCTTGATGTTAATTTAAGGTTATTAGATCCACTAGACCCTGTAAAATATGATTATGCGCTATTTGGTTTAGGTGTTTTTGAAAAATTTTAG
- a CDS encoding alkaline phosphatase PhoX: MKNYLRLLALCCGLLFISCNDDDDTSTPPIGDLIELESRSTSPVLLKKMSGFTDIEIYNLLSSEDTYIPNFTYGSMADGAGLLRNADGTYTLINNIEADYAIARITLDETFKPIKGEHILNAVATAETAQCSGSMISPEEHGFGPMYLSGGEWGGNSKGVFATDPYRDPSVASTPRMLTAMGQWSTENAVAIGKDAYSDKTVVFIGDDNSNNEIPSGQLGMYVGNRGDLEGGKLYGLKVTSPGITYEMDMEEGTAYDMEFVELTEKDIDLLDTEAKSKGVMGFSRLEDIDWRRGSATNNREVYLAVTGRDKPDLIGKGTRSGRVYKVVLNENDPTGAGKITCVLDGDKEGGKAEAFHSPDNILVTENYAYIQEDPNGIQDFKPAAAHYARLYQYDLNSGALKAVLECDQVAAAAQGYGPADRTWEITGMIDISDIIGVDETFILITQNHGWEKTDGTPFTDPNANPNVADSRKEGSMMYIVKGLGR; encoded by the coding sequence ATGAAAAATTACTTAAGACTTCTTGCGCTATGTTGCGGTTTGCTATTCATTTCTTGTAACGATGATGATGATACTTCAACACCACCTATAGGAGATCTAATTGAATTAGAAAGCAGATCAACCTCGCCTGTTCTTCTGAAAAAAATGTCTGGTTTCACAGATATTGAAATCTACAATTTACTTTCATCAGAAGATACGTACATTCCTAATTTTACTTACGGTTCTATGGCCGACGGAGCAGGTTTACTTCGTAATGCAGATGGAACATATACGTTAATAAATAATATAGAAGCAGACTACGCTATAGCAAGAATCACATTAGATGAAACTTTTAAACCTATAAAAGGAGAACATATTCTTAATGCGGTTGCTACTGCAGAAACAGCTCAATGTTCAGGTTCTATGATCTCTCCAGAGGAACACGGTTTTGGTCCTATGTATTTATCTGGAGGAGAATGGGGAGGAAATTCTAAAGGGGTTTTCGCTACTGATCCATACAGAGACCCTTCTGTTGCTTCTACTCCAAGAATGTTAACTGCAATGGGACAATGGTCTACAGAAAATGCAGTAGCAATTGGAAAAGATGCTTATTCAGATAAAACAGTGGTATTTATAGGCGATGACAACAGTAATAACGAGATTCCTTCTGGTCAGTTGGGTATGTATGTTGGAAACCGAGGAGATCTTGAAGGAGGAAAACTATATGGACTAAAAGTTACTTCTCCCGGAATTACATATGAAATGGATATGGAAGAAGGTACAGCATATGATATGGAGTTCGTAGAACTTACCGAAAAAGATATTGATCTATTAGATACTGAAGCTAAATCAAAAGGTGTCATGGGATTCTCTAGATTAGAGGATATCGACTGGAGAAGAGGCTCTGCTACTAACAATAGAGAAGTATATTTAGCAGTGACAGGTAGAGATAAACCAGACCTTATCGGAAAAGGAACTCGCTCTGGAAGAGTTTATAAAGTAGTATTGAACGAAAATGATCCTACTGGAGCTGGTAAAATTACTTGTGTATTAGATGGTGACAAAGAAGGCGGCAAAGCTGAAGCTTTTCACAGTCCAGATAATATTTTAGTAACAGAAAATTATGCCTATATCCAGGAAGATCCAAACGGAATTCAGGATTTTAAACCAGCCGCTGCTCATTACGCCAGATTATACCAATATGATCTTAATTCAGGAGCTCTAAAAGCGGTTTTAGAATGTGATCAAGTAGCTGCTGCCGCTCAAGGGTATGGTCCTGCAGATAGAACTTGGGAAATAACAGGAATGATTGATATCTCTGATATTATTGGTGTTGATGAAACATTTATCTTAATTACTCAAAATCACGGTTGGGAAAAAACAGATGGAACACCTTTTACAGATCCTAATGCCAACCCAAATGTGGCAGACAGCAGAAAAGAAGGAAGTATGATGTATATAGTTAAGGGATTAGGAAGATAA
- a CDS encoding cytochrome-c peroxidase, producing MQLFLNYKISKEACRMISLFMLFIIFSCTKEKKTEKLPVNTIMQQQFDADILATIVYLDSINQNPSNAENNFKEAKKYFKKLEPILSGLDVENYGFLNQPNILKVEEEDFTDIKIKSPSGFQVLEEELFADKIDTIAIIKHVNLITGRLKLIKKNTSFDHLKPYHFLWLLRKAIVRVALTGITGFDSPVLENSLGDSRIVYQSLHTYLSIFKDEFSDKNLFNTWQTEIETTLDNLEGNFNKFDRYHFIKNHTHKQLNLWNQTVTDWEVKFPFELAIKNDATSLFSSNTFNVNYFADQSQKELSSEKVILGKRLFYDTNLSSTKKISCATCHQPEKAFTDGLKISKGVTRNSPTLMYAALQQAFFYDKRAGGLEGQIINVVENQNEFHTDLETLENAVLADTTYIKDFSKVYPNRKINNNDIRNAIASYIRSLIPFNSKFDRNINNIENTLSQNEINGFNLFNGKAKCATCHFAPLFNGTVPPDYKESEIELIGVPASNDTINAVISEDLGRYMVYQTPERKHFFKTPTVRNADITGPYMHNGVYNTLEEVMDFYNRGGGAGIGIDQPYQTLPPDPLNLTKHEIDDIIAFIKSLNENMGEY from the coding sequence ATGCAGTTATTTTTAAACTATAAAATTAGTAAAGAGGCTTGTCGTATGATAAGCCTCTTTATGTTATTTATCATATTTTCTTGTACTAAGGAAAAAAAGACAGAAAAACTACCGGTTAATACAATTATGCAACAACAATTTGATGCAGACATTTTAGCTACGATTGTATATCTCGATAGTATTAATCAAAATCCATCTAATGCCGAAAACAATTTTAAGGAAGCTAAAAAATATTTCAAAAAGTTAGAGCCTATACTATCAGGCTTGGATGTAGAGAATTATGGATTTCTTAATCAACCAAATATTTTAAAAGTCGAAGAAGAAGATTTTACAGATATCAAAATTAAATCCCCAAGTGGTTTTCAAGTTCTTGAAGAAGAGCTTTTTGCAGATAAAATAGATACAATCGCAATTATAAAACATGTTAATCTAATCACAGGTAGATTAAAGCTTATTAAAAAAAATACAAGCTTTGATCACCTAAAACCATATCATTTTCTGTGGTTACTTAGAAAAGCAATAGTAAGAGTAGCACTTACAGGGATTACCGGTTTTGATTCTCCGGTATTAGAAAACTCATTAGGAGATTCTCGAATAGTTTACCAAAGCTTGCATACATATTTATCAATCTTTAAGGATGAATTTAGTGATAAAAACCTATTCAATACATGGCAAACTGAAATCGAAACTACTCTGGATAATTTAGAAGGAAATTTTAATAAATTTGACAGGTATCATTTCATCAAAAACCATACACACAAACAGTTAAACCTGTGGAATCAGACAGTAACGGACTGGGAGGTAAAATTTCCTTTCGAATTGGCAATAAAAAATGATGCTACTTCTCTATTTTCGTCAAACACTTTTAATGTGAATTATTTTGCTGATCAAAGTCAAAAAGAACTAAGTTCAGAAAAAGTAATACTCGGTAAAAGATTGTTTTATGATACCAATCTCTCATCTACTAAAAAGATAAGCTGTGCGACTTGTCATCAACCCGAAAAAGCATTTACAGATGGGCTAAAAATTTCTAAAGGGGTCACTCGTAACAGCCCAACGCTAATGTATGCAGCATTACAACAAGCTTTCTTTTATGATAAGAGAGCTGGTGGACTAGAAGGCCAAATCATAAATGTAGTGGAGAATCAAAATGAATTTCATACAGACTTAGAAACTTTAGAAAATGCTGTTTTAGCAGATACTACATATATTAAAGACTTTTCAAAGGTATACCCAAATCGAAAAATAAATAATAATGATATTAGAAATGCCATTGCAAGCTATATCAGAAGTTTAATTCCCTTTAATTCTAAATTTGATAGAAATATAAATAATATTGAGAACACTCTTTCTCAGAATGAAATTAATGGTTTTAATCTTTTTAATGGTAAAGCCAAATGTGCTACTTGTCATTTTGCTCCATTATTTAATGGTACCGTTCCTCCGGATTATAAAGAATCTGAAATAGAACTAATTGGGGTTCCTGCATCCAATGATACTATTAATGCAGTTATAAGTGAAGACTTAGGAAGATATATGGTGTATCAAACACCTGAACGAAAACACTTTTTTAAAACGCCAACAGTACGAAACGCCGATATAACGGGGCCATACATGCATAATGGGGTATATAATACATTAGAAGAAGTTATGGATTTTTATAATCGTGGTGGCGGAGCTGGTATAGGAATAGATCAACCATATCAAACCTTGCCTCCAGATCCTCTAAATTTAACAAAACATGAGATTGATGATATTATTGCTTTTATAAAAAGTTTAAACGAAAATATGGGTGAATATTAG